A section of the Eublepharis macularius isolate TG4126 chromosome 1, MPM_Emac_v1.0, whole genome shotgun sequence genome encodes:
- the LOC129341589 gene encoding immunoglobulin lambda-1 light chain-like isoform X1, producing MLLHLAGTILLSLLTAELQRNRKIQTNGEAILGSPGRDVRIPCRLPAGLLTSQAVVTWYKEKQDRSLRMIHQGFSYSDPGGKYSGPSNNLGDCSLTISNVQKNDSGVYYCFIPTYASFNIHQKTRLIITNISRPTFSVLVPSVSMEDQLNHSLPLLCLIFDPNPAWETVSWDIDGETSRVQKDVDIIEENGVFSIWSLKMVPAKTWAQRTAGSCSVQQDRNTGNCNLVLYLGVPCIVILLVILSFILHFRKHLARGKAGQPANQVRMREIPQTDYAELRYNS from the exons ATGTTACTGCATTTGGCTGGGACGATTCTACTGTCTCTGCTCA CTGCTGAATTGCAAAGGAACAGAAAAATCCAGACAAATGGGGAGGCGATCTTGGGGTCTCCTGGAAGAGATGTAAGAATCCCTTGCAGGCTTCCAGCTGGGCTGCTTACATCACAGGCCGTGGTGACATGGTACAAGGAGAAACAAGACCGAAGTCTGCGCATGATACACCAAGGTTTTTCGTATTCAGACCCAGGTGGAAAGTATTCAGGTCCATCAAATAATTTAGGAGATTGTTCTCTGACCATCAGCAATGTGCAAAAAAATGACTCGGGAGTGTACTACTGTTTCATTCCCACCTATGCATCTTTTAATATCCACCAAAAGACCAGGCTGATTATTACAA ATATTTCTAGGCCAACCTTTTCTGTCCTGGTTCCTTCTGTCTCGATGGAGGATCAGCTTAACCACAGCCTCCCGCTCCTCTGCCTCATCTTTGACCCAAACCCTGCTTGGGAAACTGTCTCCTGGGATATTGATGGAGAAACATCTCGGGTCCAGAAGGACGTTGACATCATAGAGGAGAATGGAGTTTTCAGCATCTGGAGTTTAAAGATGGTTCCTGCCAAGACATGGGCCCAGCGGACAGCTGGTAGCTGCTCAGTCCAACAGGACAGAAACACAG GGAACTGCAATCTTGTGTTATATCTCGGAGTACCCTGTATTGTCATCCTCCTAGTCATTCTTTCCTTCATCCTTCATTTCAGAAAACATCTTGCCAGAG GGAAGGCAGGACAACCAGCAAATCAAGTACGCATGAGGGAGATCCCACAG ACGGATTATGCAGAATTGCGTTACAACAGCTGA
- the LOC129341589 gene encoding immunoglobulin lambda-1 light chain-like isoform X2 codes for MLLHLAGTILLSLLTAELQRNRKIQTNGEAILGSPGRDVRIPCRLPAGLLTSQAVVTWYKEKQDRSLRMIHQGFSYSDPGGKYSGPSNNLGDCSLTISNVQKNDSGVYYCFIPTYASFNIHQKTRLIITNISRPTFSVLVPSVSMEDQLNHSLPLLCLIFDPNPAWETVSWDIDGETSRVQKDVDIIEENGVFSIWSLKMVPAKTWAQRTAGSCSVQQDRNTENILPEGRQDNQQIKYA; via the exons ATGTTACTGCATTTGGCTGGGACGATTCTACTGTCTCTGCTCA CTGCTGAATTGCAAAGGAACAGAAAAATCCAGACAAATGGGGAGGCGATCTTGGGGTCTCCTGGAAGAGATGTAAGAATCCCTTGCAGGCTTCCAGCTGGGCTGCTTACATCACAGGCCGTGGTGACATGGTACAAGGAGAAACAAGACCGAAGTCTGCGCATGATACACCAAGGTTTTTCGTATTCAGACCCAGGTGGAAAGTATTCAGGTCCATCAAATAATTTAGGAGATTGTTCTCTGACCATCAGCAATGTGCAAAAAAATGACTCGGGAGTGTACTACTGTTTCATTCCCACCTATGCATCTTTTAATATCCACCAAAAGACCAGGCTGATTATTACAA ATATTTCTAGGCCAACCTTTTCTGTCCTGGTTCCTTCTGTCTCGATGGAGGATCAGCTTAACCACAGCCTCCCGCTCCTCTGCCTCATCTTTGACCCAAACCCTGCTTGGGAAACTGTCTCCTGGGATATTGATGGAGAAACATCTCGGGTCCAGAAGGACGTTGACATCATAGAGGAGAATGGAGTTTTCAGCATCTGGAGTTTAAAGATGGTTCCTGCCAAGACATGGGCCCAGCGGACAGCTGGTAGCTGCTCAGTCCAACAGGACAGAAACACAG AAAACATCTTGCCAGAG GGAAGGCAGGACAACCAGCAAATCAAGTACGCATGA